From Miscanthus floridulus cultivar M001 chromosome 15, ASM1932011v1, whole genome shotgun sequence, the proteins below share one genomic window:
- the LOC136507058 gene encoding uncharacterized protein, giving the protein MRTPRDLQSAMYLARAFERCVAVPAPPAPQQGNRPPQRQGLPPLPRVPGAAPVLGGVLPPPVVGPAAANAPAARPFRRLTPAKMAERRRQGLCFNCDEPYVRSHVCQRLFYVECDDFIDDIATDDAAAAAVHLEEPAAPELAGANAFVVSLHAVAGIRPANSMLVPVTINGERFLALLDTGSTHNFLQGAAMRRLGLSPSGGEDLRVTVANGDRLACAGIARAVPIRIADEDFIITCVGLDLGGFDFILDFDFLRTLGPILWDCTALTMAFWRDGRCVTWQGMGGSATPTDQQRSATAAVTADPALPLLDSLLQQHGAIFDEPRGLPPARPYDHCIHLLPGTAPVAVRPYRYPQLQKDELERQCAEMLAQGIIRPSTSPFSVPVLLVRKQDKS; this is encoded by the coding sequence ATGCGCACGCCGCGGGACCTACAATCTGCCATGTACTTGGCTCGGGCGTTCGAGCGCTGCGTGGCCGTTCCAGCGCCCCCTGCTCCTCAGCAGGGCAACCGTCCTCCTCAACGCCAGGGGCTACCGCCCCTCCCTCGCGTGCCGGGTGCGGCTCCAGTCCTGGGGGGCGTGCTGCCCCCTCCAGTAGTCGGCCCAGCAGCGGCCAACGCGCCTGCTGCGCGTCCGTTCCGCCGCCTCACCCCGGCGAAGATGGCTGAGCGCCGCCGACAAGGGCTCTGTTTTAATTGTGACGAGCCTTATGTTCGCAGCCACGTCTGCCAGCGCCTGTTCTACGTGGAGTGCGACGACTTCATCGACGACATCGCGACTGATGACGCTGCTGCGGCTGCCGTCCACTTGGAGGAACCGGCGGCCCCGGAGCTCGCTGGGGCTAATGCTTTCGTCGTCTCTCTTCATGCTGTTGCAGGGATCAGGCCGGCAAACTCCATGCTCGTGCCAGTCACCATCAATGGAGAGCGCTTCCTCGCCCTCCTTGACACCGGGTCCACGCACAACTTCCTCCAGGGTGCTGCCATGCGCCGTCTGGGGCTCTCTCCATCCGGTGGCGAGGATCTTCGCGTCACAGTTGCTAATGGTGACCGCCTAGCCTGCGCGGGGATCGCTCGCGCCGTCCCCATCCGCATCGCTGACGAGGACTTCATCATTACGTGCGTTGGTCTAGACCTCGGTGGGTTCGACTTCATCCTCGATTTCGACTTCCTTCGGACGCTGGGACCCATCTTGTGGGACTGCACTGCCCTCACCATGGCGTTCTGGCGCGACGGTCGGTGTGTCACTTGGCAAGGCATGGGTGGCTCAGCAACGCCTACCGACCAGCAGCGCTCGGCCACAGCCGCGGTCACCGCCGACCCGGCGCTGCCCCTGCTGGACAGCCTCCTTCAGCAGCACGGTGCCATCTTCGACGAGCCCCGCGGGCTCCCTCCGGCGCGCCCCTACGACCATTGCATTCACCTGCTGCCCGGTACCGCGCCGGTGGCGGTGCGCCCTTACCGCTACCCCCAGCTCCAGAAGGACGAGCTGGAACGTCAGTGTGCGGAGATGCTCGCGCAAGGCATCATTCGACCGAGCACCTCGCCGTTCTCTGTGCCCGTTCTCTTGGTGCGGAAACAAGACAAGTCCTAG